The following coding sequences lie in one Miscanthus floridulus cultivar M001 chromosome 9, ASM1932011v1, whole genome shotgun sequence genomic window:
- the LOC136480404 gene encoding L-type lectin-domain containing receptor kinase SIT2-like yields MIAPPSSVPCFYVLFLPVVSSCSADDVDFIYQGFQHAHLTLDGSASVLHGGALQLTNDSNCLVGHAFHGSPVRFLDGGGRPLSSFSTAFVLDIVTVGSGSGHGLAFVVAPSTVLPGAAPEVYLDVLGPTTYGNPDNHIFAVEFDTVLDLEMNDTNGNHVGVDVHSLISNVSEPVAYYTSDGDAGRNTKVVPVMLESAQPIQAWIDYNGGSGVLNVTVAPVSVADRPRRPLISTKLDLRPIFREEMYAGFSSATGKLASSHYIFAWSFRTNGLTQSINLRRLHGGR; encoded by the coding sequence ATGATCGCGCCGCCCAGCTCTGTTCCATGTTTCTACGTGTTGTTTCTCCCTGTGGTTTCATCATGCTCGGCCGACGATGTTGACTTCATCTACCAAGGTTTCCAGCACGCGCACCTGACCCTGGACGGCTCTGCGTCAGTGCTGCACGGGGGCGCCCTCCAGCTCACCAACGATAGCAACTGCCTTGTCGGCCACGCGTTCCATGGCTCTCCCGTACGCTTCCTCGACGGTGGCGGGAGACCACTGTCGTCGTTCAGCACGGCCTTTGTCCTCGACATCGTCACCGTCGGGAGCGGCAGCGGCCATGGCCTGGCCTTCGTGGTGGCCCCATCCACCGTGCTTCCCGGAGCGGCCCCCGAGGTCTACCTCGACGTCCTCGGCCCAACCACCTACGGCAACCCCGACAACCACATCTTCGCAGTGGAGTTCGACACCGTGCTCGACCTGGAGATGAACGACACCAACGGCAACCACGTCGGCGTCGACGTCCACAGCCTCATCTCCAACGTGTCGGAGCCTGTCGCGTACTACACCAGCGATGGGGATGCCGGCCGAAACACCAAGGTGGTGCCCGTGATGCTGGAGAGCGCGCAGCCAATCCAGGCGTGGATAGACTACAACGGCGGCAGCGGCGTCCTCAACGTCACCGTGGCCCCGGTGTCCGTGGCAGACCGACCTCGCCGGCCGCTGATTTCGACAAAACTCGACCTACGACCGATCTTCAGGGAGGAGATGTACGCCGGCTTCTCCTCGGCGACTGGGAAGCTGGCGAGCTCGCACTACATCTTCGCGTGGAGCTTTCGGACCAACGGGCTCACACAATCCATCAATCTCCGGCGGCTACATGGTGGTCGGTGA